A part of Streptomyces sp. DSM 40750 genomic DNA contains:
- a CDS encoding serine hydrolase domain-containing protein: MAETHGTCTERFAPVREALAASLDDKDVGASVAVYVDGEPEVDLWGGHTDAARTTPWERDTITHVWSTTKTMTALCVLMLADRGELDLTAPVATYWPEFAAAGKENVRVSHVLAHTAGLPRFDAPTTLEDLYDWPTATSRLAAQAPAWEPGTEAGYHAVTQGYLLGEIVRRVTGRTLGTFLAEEVTGPLGADFHIGLAAVHDHRVAPILAPPSSAPRGGPPPNPAIPDGTANTTAWRRAEIPAANGHGNARSVAAVQSLLACGGAARGVRLLSEKGCERVLEEQFSGTDLVLRVPMRYGMGYGLNGGQLPNPRTAFWGGWGGSIVLVDLDARMAVAYMMNQMIDDGGLGDDRAFMILAAVYEGLSA, from the coding sequence ATGGCGGAGACCCACGGCACGTGCACGGAACGATTCGCCCCGGTGCGCGAGGCGCTCGCGGCCTCGCTGGACGACAAGGACGTGGGGGCCTCGGTCGCCGTGTACGTGGACGGCGAGCCGGAGGTCGACCTGTGGGGCGGCCACACCGACGCGGCCCGCACCACACCCTGGGAGCGGGACACCATCACCCACGTCTGGTCCACGACCAAGACGATGACGGCCCTGTGCGTGCTGATGCTCGCCGACCGGGGCGAACTGGACCTGACCGCGCCGGTGGCCACGTACTGGCCCGAGTTCGCGGCGGCGGGCAAGGAGAACGTACGCGTCAGCCATGTGCTCGCGCACACGGCCGGCCTGCCCCGCTTCGACGCGCCCACGACGCTGGAGGACCTGTACGACTGGCCGACGGCCACCTCCCGGCTCGCCGCGCAGGCACCGGCCTGGGAGCCCGGCACCGAGGCCGGCTACCACGCGGTCACCCAGGGGTATCTGCTCGGGGAGATCGTCCGCCGGGTCACCGGCCGCACCCTGGGCACCTTCCTCGCAGAGGAGGTCACGGGCCCGCTGGGCGCCGACTTCCACATCGGCCTGGCCGCCGTCCACGACCACCGGGTCGCGCCGATCCTCGCACCGCCCTCCTCCGCGCCCCGCGGCGGCCCGCCGCCCAACCCCGCCATACCGGACGGCACCGCCAACACGACCGCCTGGCGCCGCGCCGAGATCCCGGCCGCGAACGGCCACGGCAACGCCCGCTCGGTCGCCGCCGTGCAGTCGCTGCTGGCCTGCGGTGGAGCGGCCCGGGGGGTGCGGCTGCTGTCGGAGAAGGGGTGCGAGCGGGTCCTGGAGGAACAGTTCAGCGGCACGGACCTGGTCCTGCGCGTACCGATGCGCTACGGCATGGGATACGGCCTGAACGGCGGCCAACTCCCCAACCCCCGCACCGCTTTCTGGGGCGGCTGGGGCGGCTCGATCGTCCTGGTCGACCTCGACGCCCGGATGGCCGTGGCGTACATGATGAACCAGATGATCGACGACGGCGGACTCGGCGACGACCGGGCGTTCATGATCCTCGCGGCGGTCTACGAGGGCCTGTCGGCCTGA
- a CDS encoding arylsulfatase, whose product MSSRRRFLAGTAAVGATGAVAGCVADEGRKAGVRDVAVPEVSRPSASVVPAARTPSQRLNFVVVLADDLGYGELGSYGQKLIDTPRLDALAAEGLRFTDAYSAAPVCAPSRCSFLTGLHSGHATVRENPWGPGGQGALTEQDFTFAEALRALGYRTGLIGKWGFGPERPNQPSHPNSRGFEEFYGYLTHKHAHDYYPTYLWDNGKKQTIPENQDDARKIYAPHLIEDRALGFVDAHKDQPFLLFLAPTAPHAPSQAPKLGAYADEPWPRPDKAHAAQVTGLDTLVGNIVDRLKAHGIDRRTVVLVTSDNGPHEEGGTNPDLFDGNGPLRGYKRNLYEGGIRVPLIAWSPQRVPVGTTDRPTPLIDLLPTLAELAGAPAPSDIDGLSVAPLLRAGNAEAARHDHLYFYRNHSGVTPRADRVDRGRTRHVAEAVRRGELKAVRFAPGQDRQAPDSRWEVELYDLARDPGERHDLAAARPAQADALVRLMRSSWVDDYRRKPYGVTLQVTRKSGKFLVTAAFANGSARPWTAARLALVAPNHWQARNLGPVTTDRIRSGGRFVTRWEVTPAADADQGRLTARGTAMHAGAAVTYTAQASARK is encoded by the coding sequence ATGTCCAGCCGTCGTCGTTTTCTCGCCGGGACCGCCGCCGTCGGCGCGACCGGGGCGGTGGCCGGCTGTGTCGCGGACGAGGGGCGCAAGGCCGGTGTCCGGGACGTCGCCGTTCCGGAGGTGAGCCGACCGTCCGCGTCGGTCGTGCCCGCCGCCAGGACCCCCTCGCAGCGGCTCAACTTCGTGGTCGTCCTCGCCGACGACCTCGGCTACGGCGAACTCGGCTCCTACGGCCAGAAGCTGATCGACACCCCGCGCCTGGACGCCCTGGCCGCCGAGGGACTGCGCTTCACCGACGCCTACTCCGCCGCCCCGGTCTGCGCCCCCTCCCGCTGCTCCTTCCTCACCGGCCTGCACAGCGGCCACGCCACCGTCCGCGAGAACCCCTGGGGCCCGGGCGGTCAGGGCGCGCTCACCGAGCAGGACTTCACCTTCGCGGAGGCTTTGCGCGCCCTCGGCTACCGCACCGGACTCATCGGCAAGTGGGGCTTCGGCCCCGAGCGGCCGAACCAGCCGAGCCACCCCAACTCCCGTGGCTTCGAGGAGTTCTACGGCTATCTGACGCACAAGCACGCCCACGACTACTACCCGACGTACCTCTGGGACAACGGCAAGAAGCAGACCATCCCCGAGAACCAGGACGACGCCCGCAAGATCTACGCCCCCCACCTCATCGAGGACCGCGCCCTCGGCTTCGTCGACGCCCACAAGGACCAGCCGTTCCTGCTGTTCCTCGCCCCGACCGCGCCGCACGCCCCGAGCCAGGCCCCGAAGCTCGGCGCGTACGCCGACGAGCCCTGGCCCCGCCCCGACAAGGCGCACGCGGCCCAGGTCACCGGCCTGGACACCCTCGTCGGCAACATCGTGGACCGGCTCAAGGCGCACGGCATCGACCGGCGCACCGTCGTCCTCGTCACCAGCGACAACGGCCCCCACGAGGAGGGCGGCACCAACCCCGACCTCTTCGACGGCAACGGCCCCCTGCGCGGCTACAAGCGCAACCTGTACGAGGGCGGCATCCGTGTCCCGCTCATCGCCTGGTCGCCGCAGCGTGTCCCGGTCGGCACCACCGACCGGCCGACCCCGCTGATCGACCTGCTGCCGACCCTCGCCGAACTCGCCGGCGCGCCTGCCCCGTCGGACATCGACGGGCTCTCCGTGGCACCGCTGCTGCGCGCCGGCAACGCCGAGGCCGCCCGCCACGACCACCTGTACTTCTACCGCAACCACAGTGGCGTCACCCCGCGCGCCGACCGGGTCGACCGGGGACGGACACGGCACGTGGCCGAGGCGGTGCGGCGCGGCGAACTCAAGGCGGTGCGGTTCGCGCCCGGCCAGGACCGGCAGGCGCCCGACAGCCGGTGGGAGGTCGAGCTGTACGACCTTGCCCGGGACCCGGGTGAGCGGCATGACCTGGCGGCTGCGCGGCCCGCCCAGGCCGACGCGCTGGTGCGGCTGATGCGGTCCTCGTGGGTGGACGACTACCGGCGCAAGCCCTACGGCGTCACCCTCCAAGTGACCCGGAAGAGCGGGAAGTTCCTCGTCACCGCGGCCTTCGCCAACGGCTCCGCCCGCCCCTGGACCGCCGCCCGTCTCGCCCTCGTCGCGCCGAACCACTGGCAGGCGCGCAACCTCGGCCCGGTCACCACGGACCGCATCCGCTCCGGCGGCCGCTTCGTCACCCGCTGGGAGGTCACCCCGGCCGCGGACGCCGACCAGGGTCGGCTCACCGCGCGGGGCACGGCCATGCACGCGGGCGCGGCGGTGACGTACACGGCGCAGGCGTCGGCCAGGAAGTAG
- a CDS encoding IclR family transcriptional regulator has protein sequence MTTDALPSPGPVPQQSAPPGTTRSAPDRLLAVLAAFDHDHPALSLTDISRRAGLTLTTAHRLVGALTEWGALERDPSGVYHVGLRLWEIAALAPRGLALRQIALPYLEDLYEATHENVQLAVRDGDEVVYIEWLSGRSAVGVHIRVGGRWPLHATGVGLALLAYGDPSSQEAYCQGPLASFTPYTITDGPRLRRVLAEVRRTGVAVSSRQVTEDALSVAAPVRGPGGAVVAAVSVVVPQVGAQVPVLTPAVRVAARGISRALGWQPDEARRGSLIPGRGTAPS, from the coding sequence ATGACCACCGACGCGCTCCCGTCGCCGGGGCCCGTGCCCCAGCAGAGCGCGCCGCCGGGGACCACCCGCTCCGCCCCCGACCGGCTGCTCGCCGTGCTGGCCGCGTTCGACCACGACCACCCGGCGCTCTCCCTGACGGACATCAGCCGCCGGGCCGGGCTGACGCTCACCACGGCCCACAGGCTGGTGGGCGCGCTCACCGAGTGGGGTGCCCTGGAGCGGGATCCGTCCGGGGTCTACCACGTCGGTCTCCGACTCTGGGAGATCGCGGCGCTCGCCCCGCGCGGCCTCGCCCTGCGGCAGATCGCGCTGCCGTACCTGGAGGACCTGTACGAGGCCACGCACGAGAACGTGCAGCTGGCGGTGCGCGACGGCGACGAGGTCGTCTACATCGAGTGGCTCTCCGGACGCTCGGCCGTCGGCGTCCACATCCGGGTGGGCGGCCGCTGGCCCCTGCACGCCACGGGCGTGGGCCTCGCTCTCCTGGCGTACGGCGATCCCTCGTCCCAAGAGGCCTACTGCCAGGGCCCCTTGGCCTCCTTCACCCCGTACACCATCACCGACGGGCCCCGGTTGCGGCGCGTGCTCGCCGAAGTCCGGCGTACGGGCGTGGCGGTGAGCAGCCGTCAGGTCACCGAGGACGCGCTGTCGGTGGCCGCCCCGGTGCGCGGGCCGGGCGGGGCCGTGGTCGCGGCCGTGTCGGTCGTGGTGCCCCAGGTCGGCGCTCAGGTACCGGTGTTGACGCCCGCCGTACGGGTGGCGGCGCGCGGGATCTCCCGGGCCCTGGGCTGGCAGCCGGACGAGGCCCGGCGCGGGTCACTGATTCCGGGCCGGGGCACCGCTCCCTCTTGA
- a CDS encoding MarR family winged helix-turn-helix transcriptional regulator, producing MRGLHADTGYLLYRLGLRSGQLFNSSLQESGLRLRHYALLRFLATSPGALQRELSASLGYDPSAIVGLVDDLEKVGFAERRPSPDDRRSRIIVLTEDGRSFLRDTDEAGQRVTDELVEPLDAAERETLHVLLQKVAEAGLG from the coding sequence ATGCGCGGGCTGCACGCGGACACGGGCTACCTGCTGTACCGCCTGGGGCTGCGGTCCGGGCAACTGTTCAACTCGTCCCTCCAGGAGTCGGGCCTGCGGCTGCGCCACTACGCGCTGCTGCGCTTCCTGGCCACCTCGCCGGGCGCGCTGCAGCGCGAGCTGAGCGCGTCGCTCGGCTACGACCCGAGCGCGATCGTCGGCCTGGTGGACGACCTGGAGAAGGTGGGCTTCGCCGAGCGGCGCCCCTCCCCCGACGACCGGCGAAGCCGGATCATCGTCCTGACCGAGGACGGCCGGTCCTTCCTGCGCGACACCGACGAGGCCGGGCAGCGCGTCACGGACGAGCTGGTGGAGCCCCTCGACGCCGCCGAGCGCGAGACACTCCACGTACTGCTGCAGAAGGTCGCCGAAGCCGGACTGGGGTGA
- a CDS encoding SDR family NAD(P)-dependent oxidoreductase has protein sequence MPSIDLTGKVAVVTGSGRGLGLAYAQALAAAGASVVVNDIDEAVAEAAVKSITEAGGKAVAEVVAVGTTEAADRLVGRAVEEFGRLDILVTNAGILRDRVLWKMSDDDFDAVITTHLKGTFTCARAAAIRMREQGEGGSLILVGSPAGQRGNFGQTNYAAAKAGIAAFARTWAMELGRANITVNAIVPVAATAMTETIPVFAPYVEALREGKPFPDFLRKGEGFGTPEDCAALVPFLASEAARGVTGQAIGIGGDKVALWSHPQEIKTAYANGGWTPEALADVWPTSLGAEPQTVGVPAPKIPEA, from the coding sequence GTGCCCAGCATCGATCTCACCGGCAAGGTCGCCGTCGTCACAGGCAGTGGCCGTGGCCTCGGCCTCGCCTACGCACAGGCCCTCGCCGCCGCCGGCGCCTCCGTCGTCGTCAACGACATCGACGAGGCCGTGGCCGAGGCGGCCGTGAAGTCCATCACCGAGGCGGGCGGCAAGGCCGTGGCCGAGGTCGTCGCCGTCGGTACGACCGAGGCGGCGGACCGGCTGGTGGGCCGCGCGGTGGAGGAGTTCGGGCGGCTCGACATCCTGGTCACCAACGCGGGCATCCTGCGCGACAGGGTCCTGTGGAAGATGTCGGACGACGACTTCGACGCGGTGATCACCACCCACCTCAAGGGCACCTTCACCTGCGCCCGCGCCGCCGCGATCCGTATGCGCGAGCAGGGCGAGGGCGGCTCCCTGATCCTCGTCGGCTCCCCGGCCGGCCAGCGCGGCAACTTCGGCCAGACGAACTACGCCGCCGCCAAGGCCGGCATCGCCGCCTTCGCCCGCACCTGGGCGATGGAGCTGGGCCGCGCGAACATCACCGTCAACGCGATCGTCCCGGTCGCCGCCACCGCCATGACCGAGACCATCCCGGTCTTCGCCCCGTACGTCGAGGCGCTGCGCGAGGGCAAGCCGTTCCCGGACTTCCTGCGCAAGGGCGAGGGCTTCGGCACCCCCGAGGACTGCGCGGCCCTGGTCCCGTTCCTCGCCTCCGAGGCCGCTCGCGGTGTCACCGGCCAGGCCATCGGCATCGGCGGCGACAAGGTGGCACTCTGGTCGCATCCGCAGGAGATCAAGACGGCGTACGCGAACGGCGGCTGGACCCCCGAGGCCCTCGCCGACGTCTGGCCGACCTCGCTGGGCGCCGAGCCGCAGACCGTGGGTGTCCCCGCCCCGAAGATCCCGGAGGCGTGA
- a CDS encoding amidohydrolase family protein: MNVEELVAIDVHTHAEVSSKGTSSLDDDLHDASSAYFKVEGKRKPTLEETAAYYRERKMAAVIFTVDAESATGTEPVPNEEVAEAAAANADVLIPFASIDPFRGKAGVKRARRLVEEYGVKGFKFHPSVQGFFPNDRSVAYDLYEVIEETGTIALFHTGQTGIGAGVPGGGGIRLKYSNPMHVDDVAADFPHLKIILAHPSFPWQDEALAVATHKPGVHIDLSGWSPKYFPPQLVQYANTLLKDKVLFGSDYPVLTPDRWLADFEKLPIKDEVKPKILKENAARLLGLTKP; encoded by the coding sequence ATGAACGTCGAGGAACTGGTCGCCATCGACGTCCACACCCACGCGGAGGTGTCCTCCAAGGGCACGTCCTCGCTGGACGACGACCTGCACGACGCCTCGTCCGCGTACTTCAAGGTCGAGGGCAAGCGGAAGCCGACCCTGGAGGAGACGGCCGCCTACTACCGCGAGCGGAAGATGGCCGCCGTGATCTTCACGGTGGACGCCGAGTCCGCGACCGGCACCGAGCCCGTCCCGAACGAGGAGGTCGCCGAGGCGGCCGCCGCCAACGCGGACGTGCTGATCCCCTTCGCCTCCATCGACCCGTTCCGCGGAAAGGCGGGCGTGAAGCGGGCCCGCCGCCTGGTCGAGGAGTACGGGGTGAAGGGCTTCAAGTTCCACCCCAGCGTCCAGGGCTTCTTCCCGAACGACCGCTCGGTGGCGTACGACCTGTACGAGGTCATCGAGGAGACGGGCACCATCGCCCTCTTCCACACCGGTCAGACGGGCATCGGCGCCGGTGTACCCGGCGGCGGTGGCATCCGCCTGAAGTACTCCAACCCGATGCACGTGGACGACGTGGCCGCCGACTTCCCGCATCTGAAGATCATCCTGGCGCACCCGTCCTTCCCCTGGCAGGACGAGGCGCTCGCCGTGGCCACGCACAAGCCGGGCGTGCACATCGACCTGTCCGGCTGGTCACCGAAGTACTTCCCGCCGCAGCTGGTGCAGTACGCGAACACCCTGCTCAAGGACAAGGTGCTCTTCGGCTCCGACTACCCCGTCCTCACCCCCGACCGCTGGCTCGCCGACTTCGAGAAGCTGCCGATCAAGGACGAGGTCAAGCCGAAGATCCTGAAGGAGAACGCCGCCCGGCTGCTCGGACTGACGAAGCCATGA
- the menE gene encoding o-succinylbenzoate--CoA ligase, with translation MRNEGLGSWPARRARKTPQRTALIHGDTSITYGELYERTTRLAHALRASGVRRGDRIAYLGPNHPSYLETLFAAGTLGAVFVPLNTRLAGPEIAYQLADSGAKALVYASGFTGLVAGLPGSSDVRTYVEVGSEYEALLAGADDEPIDQPVTADDTCIIMYTSGTTGRPKGAMLTHGNIIWNAVNVLVDQDVIADERALVSAPLFHTAGLNMLTLPVLLKGGTCVLVEAFAPEATFDLIERHRITFMFGVPTMFDQVARHPRWADADLSSLRMLSCGGSPVPTPLIARFQERGLTFLQGYGMTEAAPGTLFLDAEHAVSKAGSAGVPHFFSDVRVVRPDMTPVDVDEPGEIVVRGPHVMPGYWGLPEETAAVFADGWFRSGDAARVDEDGYVFIVDRIKDMIISGGENIYPAEIEDQLLAHPDIVECAVIGVADDKWGEVPRAVVVPREGSALDADEVLASLAGRLAKYKIPKSVVIADELPRTASGKLLKARVRKRYGTNS, from the coding sequence ATGCGCAATGAGGGACTGGGGTCGTGGCCCGCCCGCCGGGCCCGCAAGACCCCGCAGCGCACCGCGCTGATCCACGGTGACACGAGCATCACCTACGGAGAGCTGTACGAGCGCACCACGCGCCTCGCTCACGCCCTGCGCGCCTCCGGCGTACGCCGCGGCGACCGGATCGCCTACCTCGGCCCGAACCACCCCTCGTACCTGGAGACGCTGTTCGCCGCCGGCACCCTCGGCGCGGTCTTCGTCCCCCTCAACACCCGCCTCGCGGGCCCCGAGATCGCCTATCAGCTGGCGGACTCCGGGGCCAAGGCGCTGGTGTACGCGTCCGGGTTCACCGGGCTCGTCGCGGGACTGCCGGGCAGCAGCGACGTCCGTACGTACGTCGAGGTCGGCAGCGAGTACGAGGCGCTGCTCGCCGGGGCCGACGACGAGCCGATCGACCAGCCCGTCACCGCCGACGACACCTGCATCATCATGTACACCTCGGGGACGACGGGCCGTCCCAAGGGTGCGATGCTCACGCACGGCAACATCATCTGGAACGCCGTCAACGTGCTCGTCGACCAGGACGTCATCGCCGACGAACGCGCCCTGGTCTCCGCCCCGTTGTTCCACACGGCCGGGCTGAACATGCTCACCCTGCCCGTGCTGCTCAAGGGTGGCACCTGCGTCCTGGTCGAGGCCTTCGCCCCGGAGGCCACCTTCGACCTGATCGAACGGCACCGGATCACGTTCATGTTCGGCGTGCCGACCATGTTCGACCAGGTGGCCCGGCACCCGCGCTGGGCGGACGCCGACCTGTCGTCGCTGCGGATGCTGTCCTGCGGCGGCTCCCCGGTGCCGACCCCGCTCATCGCCAGGTTCCAGGAGCGCGGGCTCACCTTCCTCCAGGGCTACGGCATGACGGAGGCGGCGCCCGGCACGCTCTTCCTCGACGCGGAGCACGCCGTGAGCAAGGCCGGTTCGGCGGGCGTGCCGCACTTCTTCAGCGATGTGCGGGTCGTACGGCCGGACATGACACCGGTCGACGTCGACGAGCCCGGCGAGATCGTGGTCCGCGGACCGCACGTCATGCCCGGCTACTGGGGGCTGCCCGAGGAGACGGCCGCGGTCTTCGCCGACGGCTGGTTCCGCAGCGGGGACGCCGCGCGGGTCGACGAGGACGGCTATGTCTTCATCGTCGACCGCATCAAGGACATGATCATCTCCGGGGGCGAGAACATCTATCCCGCCGAGATCGAGGACCAGCTCCTCGCCCACCCCGACATCGTCGAGTGCGCGGTCATCGGTGTGGCGGACGACAAGTGGGGCGAGGTGCCGCGGGCGGTCGTCGTCCCCCGGGAGGGCTCCGCCCTGGACGCCGACGAGGTGCTGGCCTCGCTGGCCGGGCGGCTCGCCAAGTACAAGATCCCGAAGTCGGTGGTGATCGCGGACGAGCTCCCCCGCACCGCCTCCGGAAAGCTTCTCAAGGCCCGGGTGCGCAAGCGCTACGGCACCAACTCTTAG
- a CDS encoding MaoC family dehydratase, whose translation MSITVNGIDELKKLAGSDLGTSEWIEVTQERINTFADATGDHQWIHVDPEKAAAGPFGAPIAHGYLTLSLFIPMFTELLDVEGVSTKVNYGLNKVRFPSPVKVGSKIRLVGKLASVEDVPGGVQITVDGTIEIEGAPKPAAVLQSLSRFYA comes from the coding sequence ATGAGCATCACCGTGAACGGCATCGACGAACTCAAGAAGCTCGCCGGCAGCGACCTCGGCACCAGTGAGTGGATCGAGGTCACCCAGGAGCGCATCAACACCTTCGCCGACGCCACCGGCGACCACCAGTGGATCCACGTCGACCCGGAGAAGGCGGCGGCGGGCCCCTTCGGCGCGCCGATCGCCCACGGTTACCTGACCCTGTCGCTGTTCATCCCGATGTTCACCGAGCTGCTGGATGTCGAGGGTGTGTCGACGAAGGTCAACTACGGCCTGAACAAGGTGCGTTTCCCGTCGCCGGTGAAGGTGGGCTCGAAGATCCGCCTGGTCGGCAAGCTGGCCTCGGTTGAGGACGTGCCGGGCGGGGTGCAGATCACCGTCGACGGCACGATCGAGATCGAGGGTGCGCCGAAGCCGGCGGCTGTGCTGCAGAGCCTGTCCCGTTTCTACGCCTGA
- a CDS encoding helix-turn-helix domain-containing protein, with product MSACTESERFAACLRSLKERSGLSYAALAAKAGTSGSSVHRYCLGSSVPQDYGAVHRLAVACGATPEELRTLHRLWAVADAAREQEPTEPEPTEPTTSPEPEAAPVEPVVGPPEPVDLEVEHGVSGEAADRSPELSPVPLELSPAPPEPPEASHGSGAVGWSRRRIRVGLAVGLAVLCLGGMAWTLPALGSAEGSDGDHGKAAGERQKKDSRPLLTSGCREVVAMGQHDTCVREVQRLLHAKGAVIGVDGDFGPQTLRRVTAFQVIAGIEPPNGVVGDTTKQALYESGARMDTWSQDEVRRRIREVFTEAPDRAVAIADCQSLLDPLHILPNTNGTRNWGLFQISDSRLTELGGTPRKALDPEWNIRAAKRLWSQDRDFSDWPHCDRAFSPSPSPSP from the coding sequence GTGTCTGCGTGCACGGAGTCCGAGCGGTTCGCCGCCTGTTTGCGCTCGCTCAAGGAGCGGTCGGGACTCAGTTACGCGGCGCTCGCCGCGAAGGCCGGAACAAGTGGGTCCAGCGTGCACCGCTACTGCCTGGGCAGTTCGGTACCGCAGGACTACGGCGCCGTCCACCGCCTCGCGGTGGCCTGCGGTGCCACCCCGGAGGAGCTACGGACGCTGCACCGCCTCTGGGCCGTGGCGGACGCCGCCCGGGAACAGGAGCCGACGGAGCCGGAGCCCACCGAGCCGACGACGTCGCCGGAACCGGAGGCCGCCCCGGTGGAACCGGTCGTCGGTCCACCGGAGCCCGTCGACCTCGAAGTCGAGCACGGCGTCAGCGGCGAGGCCGCGGATCGATCGCCGGAACTCTCGCCTGTCCCCCTGGAACTCTCGCCTGCACCCCCGGAGCCGCCGGAGGCCTCGCACGGCTCCGGGGCCGTGGGGTGGAGCCGTCGGCGGATCCGCGTCGGCCTGGCCGTCGGCCTGGCGGTGCTGTGCCTCGGCGGGATGGCCTGGACTCTGCCGGCGCTGGGCTCGGCCGAGGGAAGCGACGGCGATCACGGCAAGGCCGCCGGGGAACGGCAGAAGAAGGACAGCCGGCCGCTCCTCACGTCCGGGTGCCGTGAGGTGGTGGCCATGGGCCAGCACGACACGTGTGTACGCGAGGTGCAGCGGCTGCTCCACGCCAAGGGCGCGGTGATCGGTGTGGACGGTGACTTCGGACCGCAGACGCTGCGCCGTGTGACCGCCTTTCAGGTGATCGCGGGGATCGAACCGCCCAACGGCGTCGTCGGCGACACCACCAAGCAGGCGCTGTACGAGTCCGGGGCGCGCATGGACACATGGTCACAGGACGAGGTGCGGCGGCGCATCCGCGAGGTGTTCACCGAGGCACCGGACCGCGCGGTCGCGATCGCCGACTGCCAGTCCCTCCTCGACCCGCTGCACATCCTCCCGAACACCAACGGCACAAGGAACTGGGGCCTCTTCCAGATATCCGACTCCCGTCTCACGGAGCTGGGCGGCACCCCTCGCAAGGCGCTCGACCCGGAGTGGAACATCCGCGCGGCCAAGCGGTTGTGGAGCCAGGACCGGGACTTCAGCGACTGGCCCCACTGCGATCGGGCGTTCAGCCCCAGTCCCTCCCCCTCGCCGTAG